The Virgibacillus dokdonensis genome includes a window with the following:
- a CDS encoding sigma 54-interacting transcriptional regulator has protein sequence MKRVLIVGAGKGGSAILKILHATQTMKVVAIVDTNTSAPGLVAAEKWDIPIGRSWKKWIDENIDIIIEATGNEFVLEALLQRRNRRTVIIPGTVAYIISELFDEKQELLEEIELQMLNQELILNNIRDGMIVVDTNGFITFVNKSAEKIINTSKHRLLEGEHIEKVIYRTRLTEVLKNRRKEINQKLTLENGKQIIATRIPIIRSDNSLLGAFAVFKDITEVVHLAEENTDLKEIKTMLEAIIHSSDEAISVVDEQGLGLMINPAYTKITGLAASDVIGKPATTDISEGESVHMRVLQTRRPIRGVLMKVGPNKKEVYVNVAPVIVDGKLKGSVGVLHDISEVQSLTNELKRARQIIRNLEAKYTFKDIIGTSPEMKIALEQAKVGARTPATVLLRGASGTGKELFAHAIHNESDRKHYKFIRVNCAAIAETILESELFGYEEGAFSGAKRGGKKGFFEEANNGSIFLDEIGELSLHMQAKLLRVLQENEIVRVGGTTPITIDVRVIAATNVNLEKAIMAKTFREDLYYRLNRLPIFIPSLKERLSDLPLLTKHIITKINQDYGRDVQKISEDAITHLNYYHWPGNIRELENVIGRAMIYMGIQEKTIQQSHLPHLGNQEWKSSFSPALQTSSPSLPQAMEEYERNYITQVYEQNDYNKTKTAKSLQISIRNLYYKMEKHQIAKPDLQ, from the coding sequence ATGAAACGCGTTCTTATTGTTGGTGCTGGTAAAGGTGGGAGTGCAATATTAAAAATTCTCCATGCTACTCAAACTATGAAAGTCGTAGCTATCGTGGACACGAATACGTCTGCTCCCGGTCTAGTAGCGGCAGAAAAATGGGACATTCCTATAGGGCGTTCGTGGAAAAAATGGATTGATGAAAATATTGATATTATCATTGAAGCAACTGGTAATGAATTTGTATTAGAAGCACTATTACAGCGACGTAATCGAAGGACAGTAATTATTCCAGGGACAGTTGCTTATATCATTTCTGAGCTATTTGATGAAAAACAAGAGCTGTTAGAAGAAATAGAACTACAAATGCTAAATCAAGAGTTGATATTAAACAATATACGTGATGGCATGATTGTCGTCGATACTAATGGGTTTATCACTTTTGTTAATAAAAGTGCAGAAAAGATTATTAATACCTCAAAGCACAGACTACTTGAAGGAGAACATATAGAAAAAGTCATTTATCGTACACGTCTTACTGAAGTGTTAAAAAACCGTAGAAAGGAAATTAATCAAAAATTAACTTTAGAAAACGGGAAACAGATTATTGCAACAAGGATTCCAATTATACGGTCAGACAATAGTCTACTAGGTGCGTTTGCTGTTTTTAAAGATATTACGGAAGTCGTACATTTAGCAGAAGAAAACACAGACTTAAAAGAGATTAAAACGATGCTAGAAGCAATTATTCATTCTTCTGATGAAGCAATCAGTGTTGTAGACGAACAAGGTCTTGGGTTAATGATAAATCCTGCCTATACTAAAATCACTGGATTAGCTGCCTCTGATGTAATTGGCAAACCAGCAACTACGGATATTTCTGAGGGAGAGAGTGTACATATGAGGGTCTTACAAACGAGAAGACCCATAAGAGGAGTATTAATGAAAGTTGGCCCAAATAAGAAAGAAGTATATGTCAACGTTGCTCCTGTAATTGTAGATGGTAAATTAAAAGGCAGTGTCGGTGTACTTCACGACATTTCCGAAGTGCAGTCATTAACCAATGAACTAAAGCGTGCAAGACAGATTATACGTAATTTGGAAGCAAAGTATACATTTAAGGATATTATTGGTACTTCTCCAGAAATGAAAATTGCTTTAGAGCAAGCGAAAGTAGGCGCGAGGACACCTGCTACTGTTTTGCTTCGAGGCGCATCTGGTACTGGAAAAGAATTATTTGCTCACGCCATTCATAATGAAAGTGACCGTAAACACTATAAATTTATAAGGGTTAATTGCGCAGCTATTGCTGAAACGATATTAGAAAGTGAGTTGTTTGGCTATGAAGAAGGAGCTTTTTCTGGTGCTAAAAGAGGTGGAAAAAAAGGTTTCTTTGAAGAAGCAAATAACGGGAGTATATTTTTAGATGAGATTGGTGAATTGTCTTTACACATGCAAGCAAAATTATTACGAGTGTTACAAGAAAATGAAATTGTACGTGTTGGAGGAACGACGCCAATTACGATTGATGTGCGTGTGATTGCAGCAACCAATGTAAATCTCGAAAAAGCAATTATGGCAAAAACATTTCGTGAAGACCTATACTATCGATTGAACCGTTTACCTATATTTATTCCATCTTTAAAGGAGAGACTTTCTGACCTTCCATTACTTACGAAGCATATCATTACAAAAATTAATCAAGATTACGGAAGAGACGTGCAAAAAATTTCTGAGGATGCTATAACTCATTTAAATTATTATCATTGGCCAGGAAACATTCGTGAACTAGAAAATGTGATAGGAAGAGCTATGATTTATATGGGGATACAAGAAAAAACAATACAACAATCCCATCTGCCTCATTTAGGAAATCAGGAATGGAAGTCAAGTTTTTCACCAGCACTTCAAACAAGCTCTCCATCTTTACCACAGGCAATGGAAGAATATGAAAGAAATTATATTACTCAAGTATATGAGCAAAATGACTATAATAAAACAAAAACGGCCAAGTCGTTGCAAATTTCAATTCGAAACCTTTACTATAAAATGGAAAAACATCAAATTGCAAAGCCTGACCTGCAATAG
- the yqiS gene encoding phosphate butyryltransferase codes for MGSLNQLKIAAKNKEGNIVSIANAEDEGILQVVKIALEENLCQFLLVGDEEKIKEKAKRIGLHLSNYKEKVSIQHAADLIAIAHLSVKAVSRKQADILMKGNISTKDVLQAVLDKEYGLRTGKILSHTAVFEVPSQEKLVILTDAAMNIAPDMQQKVTIIENAVQVAQSIGIEVPKVAALAPVEKVNLSMQSTMDAAILTQMQRRGQIKNCFIDGPLAFDNAVSERAAAQKGISSEVAGNADILLAPSIEVGNALYKSFIYYAQAKVAALICGAKAPIILTSRADTVENKLYSLSLAIMTTNPNRRRS; via the coding sequence ATGGGCAGTTTAAACCAATTAAAAATCGCAGCTAAAAATAAAGAAGGAAATATTGTTTCCATTGCAAATGCTGAAGATGAAGGTATATTACAAGTTGTAAAAATAGCTCTTGAAGAAAATCTTTGCCAATTTTTACTTGTTGGAGATGAAGAGAAAATCAAGGAAAAAGCAAAACGAATAGGGCTACATTTATCCAATTATAAAGAAAAAGTCTCTATTCAACATGCAGCCGATTTAATTGCGATTGCACATTTAAGCGTTAAAGCAGTAAGCCGAAAGCAAGCGGATATATTAATGAAAGGAAACATCTCAACAAAAGATGTTTTGCAAGCAGTTCTTGATAAAGAGTATGGATTGCGAACTGGAAAAATTTTATCACACACTGCAGTCTTTGAAGTTCCAAGTCAAGAAAAACTTGTGATATTAACAGATGCAGCAATGAATATTGCTCCAGATATGCAACAAAAAGTGACTATTATTGAAAATGCAGTACAAGTTGCACAAAGTATTGGGATAGAGGTACCAAAAGTAGCTGCTCTAGCGCCGGTAGAGAAAGTGAATCTTAGCATGCAGTCTACGATGGATGCTGCTATACTCACGCAAATGCAACGAAGAGGGCAAATAAAAAACTGTTTTATTGATGGACCTTTAGCATTTGATAATGCTGTTTCAGAGCGAGCAGCAGCTCAAAAAGGTATTTCATCAGAAGTTGCAGGAAATGCAGATATTCTTCTCGCCCCCTCCATTGAAGTGGGCAATGCTTTATATAAATCATTTATTTATTATGCACAAGCAAAAGTAGCTGCCCTTATTTGCGGAGCTAAAGCACCGATTATTTTAACGTCACGAGCAGATACTGTTGAAAACAAATTATATTCGCTATCACTAGCGATTATGACAACTAATCCAAATAGGAGGAGATCTTAA
- a CDS encoding Leu/Phe/Val dehydrogenase, translated as MELFRYMEQDDYEQVVFCQDKNSGLKAIIVIHDTTLGPALGGTRMWTYETEADALEDALRLAKGMTYKNAAAGLNLGGGKTVIIGDPKQDKNPEMFRAFGRYIQGLNGRYITAEDVGTTVQDMDTIHMETDFVTGISPESGSSGNPSPVTGYGVYKGMKAAVKEAFGDDSLTGKTVAVQGIGNVAYALCEHLHKEGANLVVTDINEQAVQRAVEAFNAKAVKPDAIYDVDCDIYAPCALGATINDDTIPRIKAKVIAGSANNQLKESRHGDMIHKQGVVYAPDYVINSGGVINVADELQGYNYDRAMKKVETIYDSLLKVFAIARRDNIPTYLAANRMAEERIKSENRSRSQFLLNGHHILSRR; from the coding sequence ATGGAACTATTTCGCTACATGGAACAAGATGATTATGAACAAGTCGTTTTTTGTCAAGATAAGAATTCTGGGTTGAAAGCAATTATTGTCATCCACGATACAACTTTAGGCCCTGCTTTAGGTGGAACAAGAATGTGGACCTATGAAACAGAAGCGGATGCTCTTGAAGATGCGCTTCGTTTAGCTAAAGGAATGACTTATAAGAATGCTGCAGCCGGACTAAACTTAGGTGGCGGGAAAACGGTTATCATTGGTGATCCGAAACAAGATAAAAACCCTGAAATGTTTCGTGCTTTTGGTCGTTATATCCAAGGTTTGAATGGAAGGTATATTACAGCAGAGGATGTAGGTACAACCGTGCAAGATATGGATACCATCCATATGGAAACCGATTTTGTGACGGGCATCTCACCTGAATCAGGGTCTTCCGGAAACCCTTCTCCAGTAACTGGTTATGGTGTATATAAAGGCATGAAAGCTGCTGTTAAAGAAGCATTTGGTGATGATTCTTTAACAGGAAAGACAGTTGCAGTTCAAGGTATAGGTAATGTCGCTTATGCTCTTTGTGAACATCTACATAAAGAAGGAGCTAATTTAGTAGTAACAGATATTAATGAACAAGCTGTGCAAAGAGCAGTAGAAGCTTTCAATGCAAAAGCAGTTAAACCGGATGCAATTTATGATGTGGATTGTGATATTTATGCACCTTGTGCACTTGGAGCCACGATAAATGATGACACTATTCCAAGAATAAAAGCAAAAGTTATTGCTGGATCAGCTAATAATCAATTGAAAGAGTCACGACATGGTGATATGATTCACAAGCAAGGGGTTGTTTATGCACCAGACTATGTCATTAACTCTGGCGGAGTTATTAATGTTGCTGATGAATTACAAGGATATAATTACGATCGGGCTATGAAGAAGGTAGAAACTATATATGACAGCTTGCTAAAAGTATTTGCCATCGCTAGACGAGATAATATACCTACTTACTTAGCTGCAAATCGAATGGCTGAAGAAAGAATTAAATCTGAAAATCGTTCTAGGAGTCAATTTTTGTTAAATGGTCATCATATTTTAAGTAGAAGATAA
- the buk gene encoding butyrate kinase, whose translation MQEIFRTLVINPGSTSTKIGVFDNEGCVFETTIRHSVDELQGFISISEQKSFRKNVILEQLDYEGISVSKLDAVCARGGLIRPIAGGTYEVNGAMIIDLERGYNGHHASNLGGIIANEIASSLHIPAYIVDPVVVDELAEIARFSGIPELPRKSIFHALNQKAVARRVAKQLGGVYEKMNFIVTHMGGGITVGSHHHGRVIDVNNGLHGEGPFSPERAGTVPVGDLVSMCFSGQYYLEEIMRKIVGNGGLMGYLLTSDAMEVERRISQGDSYAKKVYEAMAYQVAKEIAALSAVLKGNVDAIVLTGGLAHGKTFTDMIVERVDWIADTIVYPGEDELQALNEGALRVLRGEEQAKIYDNKTG comes from the coding sequence TTGCAAGAAATCTTTAGAACGCTTGTTATCAATCCAGGTTCTACATCAACGAAGATAGGTGTGTTTGATAATGAGGGATGCGTTTTTGAAACAACTATTCGCCATTCTGTTGATGAATTACAGGGGTTTATATCTATTAGTGAACAAAAATCCTTTCGTAAAAATGTAATATTAGAACAACTTGATTATGAAGGGATTAGTGTTTCTAAATTGGATGCTGTTTGTGCAAGAGGTGGATTAATTCGACCAATTGCAGGCGGAACATATGAAGTAAATGGAGCGATGATTATTGATTTAGAAAGAGGGTATAACGGGCATCATGCCTCCAACTTAGGTGGTATCATCGCAAATGAAATTGCTTCTTCCCTTCATATACCAGCATATATTGTAGATCCCGTCGTAGTAGACGAACTTGCTGAAATAGCCCGTTTTTCTGGTATACCTGAACTTCCTAGAAAAAGTATTTTTCACGCACTTAATCAAAAAGCCGTTGCTAGACGAGTAGCTAAACAACTTGGTGGCGTATACGAGAAAATGAATTTTATTGTGACACATATGGGTGGCGGTATTACGGTAGGTTCCCATCATCATGGTAGAGTAATTGATGTTAACAATGGTTTACATGGAGAAGGTCCTTTTTCTCCAGAGAGAGCAGGTACTGTTCCTGTTGGTGACTTAGTATCGATGTGCTTTTCAGGCCAATATTACTTAGAAGAAATCATGCGTAAAATTGTTGGTAACGGCGGGTTAATGGGCTATTTACTAACAAGTGATGCAATGGAAGTTGAACGACGAATTTCTCAGGGAGATTCGTATGCTAAAAAAGTATATGAAGCAATGGCTTATCAAGTCGCTAAAGAAATTGCTGCTTTAAGTGCTGTATTAAAAGGGAATGTAGATGCCATTGTATTAACAGGTGGCCTTGCTCATGGTAAGACCTTTACAGATATGATTGTGGAGCGTGTAGACTGGATAGCCGATACAATTGTTTATCCTGGTGAGGATGAATTACAGGCATTAAACGAAGGGGCGTTGCGTGTTTTACGTGGAGAAGAACAAGCAAAGATTTATGATAATAAAACTGGATAA